In Prunus dulcis chromosome 1, ALMONDv2, whole genome shotgun sequence, the following are encoded in one genomic region:
- the LOC117637307 gene encoding uncharacterized protein LOC117637307 — translation MENESSAGGGAPFDQFNFTFDDDDDDDDHFVTNHNMQMPSNQKNKAAEHVDLGSSSSGSSQPMNRARSRESVTVSAFTPFSGLSDPLHEQRANLASMGASSSTPLVETPQSHRHITIEELSHALQSNESQPNPEKSGPSVSNFPSPEVAFNPELEGASQPHHPRMDNLEPGSSVGNNWFSLNQANSTQIFMPGAIGFPSYQYSNPPLMFAQNDRETVPFYFNLPMPIQPHRPRPMHMGVTIRDGVVEPHHPEPEPNVAIQSHPQMEQVPLSLTLGHSQYGINTMMAELGVADQRPSQSNQQQATLYPQQLNDPPRPWTPSGFWTQNNQVMPANGACNQQWTNCIPHGAVQTGPQGPQQLLNQPQQLNQVQPPNTFGSQQCHHPRRPAGLSAPLWSPKHTKRENVLTPWILESSFAARVQSLPETQDNHTQAVPPHHSNSIKPDPFMQSGLGQVSDHQEQPNQDSRASNVAYPQQHDSIVSGPIIASGPQGMGGQQKNPDHVQMIPDVVADIKSRPSVLSNIADPQNHSSGLSRAPMPFRLAPVQLDDILNQSTIPSDSSSQRSVQFRNSPTEQGTAEQQDYVVKRRGKQLQLGESSSLAKRSKRNSAASSRTEVNRSTFESQEKEMDMLSNLFSPSNAREIKNSLYDPAFEAIGLPIDPHLRMFQASKQFLQ, via the exons ATGGAGAATGAGTCGTCGGCTGGCGGAGGAGCTCCTTTTGATCAGTTTAACTTCACTtttgacgacgacgacgacgatgaTGATCACTTTGTCACCAATCACAACATGCAAATGCCTTCAAACCAGAAGAATAAGGCTGCG GAACATGTTGATCTAGGATCATCAAGTAGTGGAAGCTCTCAGCCTATGAATCGAGCAAGGTCGAGGGAGAGCGTAACGGTGTCAGCCTTCACTCCTTTTAGCGGACTATCAGATCCTCTCCATGAGCAACGTGCAAACTTGGCATCAATGGGGGCTTCATCTTCAACTCCATTAGTTGAGACGCCGCAAAGCCACCGTCACATAACA ATTGAAGAACTCAGTCACGCATTGCAAAGTAATGAGTCTCAACCAAATCCGGAAAAGTCAGGCCCTTCAGTTTCTAACTTTCCGTCACCGGAAGTGGCCTTTAATCCTGAACTTGAAGGAGCATCACAACCGCATCATCCAAGAATG GATAATCTCGAGCCCGGATCATCAGTTGGAAATAACTGGTTCAGTCTAAATCAAGCAAATTCCACCCAAATTTTCATGCCGGGAGCTATAGGGTTTCCAAGCTACCAGTACTCTAACCCTCCACTTATGTTTGCTCAAAACGACAGGGAAACAGTACCGTTTTACTTCAATTTGCCCATGCCAATACAGCCACATCGTCCAAGACCG ATGCATATGGGAGTAACTATCCGTGATGGTGTGGTGGAGCCTCACCATCCAGAACCAGAACCAAATGTAGCAATTCAGTCACATCCCCAAATGGAGCAAGTGCCTCT GTCTCTAACTTTGGGTCACAGTCAATATGGCATAAACACA ATGATGGCCGAGCTAGGAGTTGCAGATCAAAGGCCATCCCAGAGCAACCAGCAGCAAGCCACTTTGTACCCCCAGCAACTCAATGATCCTCCAAGGCCTTGGACCCCATCAGGGTTCTG GACCCAAAATAATCAAGTTATGCCAGCTAATGGAGCGTGTAACCAACAATGGACCAACTGCATACCCCATGGAGCTGTACAGACAGG GCCCCAAGGACCACAGCAATTACTGAACCAGCCACAACAGCTGAACCAAGTGCAGCCACCAAATACTTTTGGTTCACAACAATGTCATCACCCTAGGCGACCTGCAGGGCTTTCTGCACCTCTTTG GTCTCCTAAGCATACCAAGAGAGAGAATGTCCTGACTCCTTGGATCCTGGAGTCTTCGTTTGCTGCAAG GGTCCAATCTTTGCCTGAAACACAAGATAATCACACCCAGGCGGTGCCACCACACCATTCTAATTCTATAAAACCTGATCCTTTCATGCAGTCTGG GCTGGGGCAAGTATCAGATCATCAGGAACAACCTAACCAAGATTCAAGGGCATCTAATGTAGCTTATCCACAGCAACACGACTCCATAGTTAGTGGACCTATCATCGCATCTGG GCCTCAGGGAATGGGTGGTCAACAGAAAAACCCTGACCATGTGCAGATGATACCTGATGTTGTGGCTGATATAAAGTCAAGGCCTTCTGTGCTATCTAACATAGCTGATCCTCAGAATCACAGCTCTGGGCTCTCAAGAGCTCCTATGCCTTTTAG GCTTGCTCCTGTCCAACTTGATGACATACTGAATCAATCTACTATTCCAAGTGATAGCAGTTCTCAGAGGAGTGTTCAATTCCGAAACTCCCCAACTGAACAA GGGACAGCAGAACAACAAGACTACGTTGTCAAACGACGCGGCAAACAACTTCAATTAGGAGAGTCATCGTCGCTGGCCAAACGCTCCAAG AGGAATTCAGCAGCTTCTAGTCGTACAGAAGTCAA